The following are encoded together in the Bubalus kerabau isolate K-KA32 ecotype Philippines breed swamp buffalo chromosome 3, PCC_UOA_SB_1v2, whole genome shotgun sequence genome:
- the LOC129646371 gene encoding dynein light chain 1, cytoplasmic-like: MCDRKAEIKNADMSKEMQQDSVECATQALERYNIEKDIAAHVKKDFDKKYNPTWHCILGRNFGSYVTRETKHFIYLAQVAILLFKSG; the protein is encoded by the coding sequence ATGTGTGACCGAAAGGCTGAGATCAAGAACGCCGATATGTCGAAGGAGATGCAACAGGACTCGGTGGAGTGTGCTACTCAGGCATTGGAGAGATATAATATAGAGAAGGACATTGCGGCCCATGTCAAGAAGGATTTCGACAAGAAGTACAACCCCACCTGGCACTGCATCTTGGGGAGGAACTTCGGTAGTTATGTGACACGTGAAACCAAACACTTCATCTACTTGGCCCAAGTGGCCATTCTCCTGTTCAAATCTGGTTGA